From Streptomyces sp. TLI_053, a single genomic window includes:
- a CDS encoding electron transfer flavoprotein subunit alpha/FixB family protein — MAEILVLVDHADGVVRKPALELLTLARRIGEPSAVVLGAGDKAAELAAKAAEYGAAKVYVADGAEFADQLVVPKVDALAQIAKAADAAAVLVTSSGEGKEVAARVALRLGSGVITDAVDLRAGDSGPVATQSVFAASYTVDSRVSNGVPVIAVKPNAVAPEAAPAAGTVEDVTVAFTGNAAKVVSRTPRVSSGRPELTEAAIVVSGGRGVGAAEGFGVVEELADVLGAAVGASRAAVDAGWYPHSSQVGQTGKQVSPQLYIANGISGAIQHRAGMQTSKTIVAVNKDPEAPIFELADYGVVGDLFEVLPQLTGEVKARKA; from the coding sequence ATGGCTGAGATCCTCGTCCTGGTCGACCACGCCGACGGCGTGGTCCGCAAGCCGGCCCTGGAGCTGCTGACCCTGGCCCGCCGCATCGGCGAGCCGTCCGCGGTCGTCCTCGGCGCCGGTGACAAGGCGGCCGAGCTGGCCGCCAAGGCCGCCGAGTACGGCGCCGCCAAGGTGTACGTGGCCGACGGTGCCGAGTTCGCCGACCAGCTGGTCGTCCCGAAGGTGGACGCGCTGGCCCAGATCGCCAAGGCCGCCGACGCGGCCGCGGTGCTGGTCACCTCCTCCGGCGAGGGCAAGGAGGTCGCCGCCCGCGTCGCCCTCCGCCTGGGGTCCGGCGTCATCACCGACGCCGTCGACCTGCGCGCCGGCGACAGCGGCCCGGTCGCCACCCAGTCCGTCTTCGCGGCCTCGTACACCGTCGACTCCCGCGTCAGCAACGGCGTGCCGGTCATCGCGGTCAAGCCGAACGCCGTCGCCCCGGAGGCCGCTCCGGCCGCGGGCACGGTGGAGGACGTCACCGTCGCGTTCACCGGCAACGCCGCCAAGGTCGTCTCGCGCACCCCGCGCGTCTCCTCCGGGCGCCCGGAGCTGACCGAGGCCGCGATCGTGGTCTCCGGCGGCCGCGGCGTCGGTGCCGCCGAGGGCTTCGGCGTGGTCGAGGAGCTCGCCGACGTGCTCGGCGCGGCCGTCGGTGCCTCGCGCGCTGCCGTCGACGCCGGCTGGTACCCGCACAGCAGCCAGGTCGGCCAGACCGGCAAGCAGGTCTCCCCGCAGCTGTACATCGCCAACGGGATCTCCGGCGCGATCCAGCACCGGGCCGGCATGCAGACCTCGAAGACCATCGTGGCCGTCAACAAGGACCCCGAGGCCCCGATCTTCGAGCTCGCCGACTACGGCGTGGTCGGCGACCTGTTCGAGGTCCTGCCGCAGCTCACCGGCGAGGTGAAGGCCCGCAAGGCCTGA
- a CDS encoding tetratricopeptide repeat protein, with translation MEFHLLGSVELSVNGELSAIRSDKGRRLLAALALDVGRPLSHDLLAGRLWDEEPPPSAVASIYSHVSRIRRQLRLAVAAEDPGSPRDIPTIESRSHTYALRADTHLIDWHRFVDLSRNARRLADNGDDIQARTVLGRAEEIWRGEPLAGLPGGWAQSTRATMADQRLATTLLRIEIDLRLGRFGEVVPELTALREDRPTDERVAAHLLVALHGAGRQAEALAVYPAVVRRLHADLGTGPGAALTRLHERMLTGAPLAAPTVRTTAVRPTAGPRATAAPLPEDPRGGAPSSAPAGRRMIGRRDDLRRLLGGTEEAAEQGGVVTVSAILGMAGVGKTTLALHAAHLMRGRFPDGYAHLNLGAHAVDRRPLAPQTVATALLRRLGVPATTVPIDSEELFALCAEVLATRRAVVVLDDAATAAQVRPLLPTAPTSLVFVTSRRRLAELPGSRPVFLDILPVDDAVALFTSVVGRERADDRARIVEIVDRCGLLPLAIEIAASRFKARPSWTLAHLAQRLSRKTGRLAEIRHDTESVARAFEMSYRSLPIEQQEAFRLLGVHPGPDIGLHAAAALLGRTVDETDHLLEALLHCHLVQENTPERYQLHDLLKEYAHALIRDEGGEEEAGIALRRLLGFTLRAADQADRLLYPRRSRLPLPTFRQLPGMETLLYDLDLDSNDAARKWLDTEQAGLTALAAHARTAGHPEATAWLAHVLAGHLDAQAFWSEAHELHQAAAAYWRSASNDRREARALINLGATFANASRYPAAQEALQRGLTLARAERDDDATAEALSLLGALHWYRSSLSEALAHQEEALRIRRETGDLWNTARCLANVGILENSLGNPKKALVAYETALPLARRMGNRTLELRILNNLGDLHLGIRDHAAARASFEQVLSLENGSMPHFELAVVRINLAASLPVPEQLERVLSLYRSALATFRRTGSIRHESIALAGLGDALRAAGELDEARDQLSLAMELARSVGAAREEVAALRGLGQCEALLGAPQRAVALLTEAVALAERAEAAEEAALARAALARLGSTDNE, from the coding sequence ATGGAGTTCCATCTTCTGGGTTCGGTTGAACTTTCGGTGAACGGCGAGTTGTCGGCAATTCGCTCGGACAAGGGTCGCCGACTGCTGGCCGCCCTGGCCCTGGACGTCGGGCGGCCGCTCAGCCACGACCTGCTGGCAGGCCGCCTGTGGGACGAGGAACCGCCGCCCAGCGCGGTCGCCAGCATCTACAGCCATGTCTCCCGCATTCGGCGTCAGTTGAGATTGGCCGTTGCCGCCGAGGACCCCGGCTCGCCCCGCGACATCCCCACCATCGAGAGCCGATCGCACACATACGCGCTGCGTGCCGACACGCATTTGATCGACTGGCATCGCTTTGTCGACCTGTCCCGAAACGCCCGCCGACTCGCCGACAACGGCGACGACATCCAGGCCAGGACCGTCCTGGGCCGCGCCGAAGAAATCTGGCGAGGTGAACCGCTCGCCGGACTGCCCGGCGGCTGGGCCCAGTCCACCCGCGCCACCATGGCCGACCAGCGCCTGGCCACCACGCTGCTGCGGATCGAGATCGACCTCCGGCTCGGCCGCTTCGGGGAGGTCGTCCCCGAACTCACCGCCCTCCGCGAGGACCGCCCCACCGACGAACGGGTCGCCGCGCACCTCCTGGTCGCGCTGCACGGCGCCGGGCGGCAGGCGGAGGCACTGGCCGTCTACCCCGCCGTCGTCCGCCGCCTGCACGCGGACCTCGGCACCGGCCCGGGCGCGGCCCTCACCCGCCTGCACGAGCGCATGCTCACCGGCGCCCCCCTGGCCGCGCCCACCGTACGGACAACGGCCGTACGGCCAACGGCCGGCCCACGGGCGACCGCCGCCCCGCTTCCGGAGGACCCGCGCGGCGGCGCACCGTCGTCCGCTCCGGCGGGCCGGCGCATGATCGGACGCCGGGACGACCTGCGCCGCCTCCTCGGCGGCACCGAGGAAGCCGCGGAGCAGGGCGGCGTGGTGACCGTCTCGGCGATCCTCGGTATGGCCGGGGTCGGCAAGACCACTCTCGCCCTGCATGCCGCGCACCTCATGCGGGGGCGCTTCCCCGACGGCTACGCCCACCTCAACCTGGGCGCCCACGCAGTGGACCGACGCCCGCTCGCACCCCAGACCGTGGCCACCGCGCTGCTGCGCCGGCTCGGCGTGCCCGCCACCACCGTCCCGATCGACAGCGAGGAACTGTTCGCCCTGTGCGCCGAAGTGCTCGCCACCCGGCGCGCAGTGGTCGTCCTCGACGACGCGGCGACCGCGGCACAGGTCCGACCGCTGCTGCCCACCGCGCCGACCTCACTGGTCTTCGTCACCAGCCGCCGCCGACTCGCCGAACTGCCCGGCTCCAGACCGGTGTTCCTGGACATCCTGCCGGTGGACGACGCGGTCGCCCTGTTCACCTCGGTGGTGGGACGGGAGCGCGCCGACGACCGCGCCCGGATCGTCGAGATCGTCGACCGGTGCGGGCTGCTCCCGCTGGCCATCGAGATCGCCGCCAGCCGGTTCAAGGCGCGGCCGTCCTGGACCCTCGCACACCTCGCCCAGCGACTGTCCCGCAAGACCGGCCGGCTCGCCGAGATCCGGCACGACACGGAGAGCGTCGCCCGCGCCTTCGAGATGTCGTACCGGTCTCTGCCCATCGAGCAGCAGGAGGCCTTCCGGCTGCTCGGCGTCCACCCGGGGCCCGACATCGGCCTGCACGCGGCGGCGGCCCTGCTCGGCCGCACGGTCGACGAGACGGACCACCTGCTGGAGGCGCTGCTGCACTGCCACCTGGTGCAGGAGAACACTCCGGAGCGCTATCAGCTCCACGACCTCCTCAAGGAGTACGCGCACGCACTGATTCGCGACGAGGGGGGCGAGGAGGAGGCGGGGATCGCGCTTCGGCGGCTGCTCGGGTTCACGCTCCGAGCAGCCGACCAGGCGGATCGGCTGCTGTATCCACGCCGATCGCGGCTACCGTTGCCGACGTTCCGTCAGTTGCCGGGAATGGAAACGTTGTTGTACGACCTTGACTTGGATTCGAATGATGCCGCACGCAAATGGCTCGACACTGAACAGGCCGGCCTGACCGCACTGGCCGCTCACGCCCGCACGGCCGGTCACCCCGAGGCCACCGCGTGGCTCGCGCACGTCCTGGCCGGCCATCTGGACGCCCAGGCCTTCTGGAGCGAGGCCCACGAGCTGCATCAGGCCGCTGCCGCGTACTGGCGTTCGGCATCGAACGACCGCCGCGAGGCCCGTGCTCTGATCAACCTGGGGGCCACCTTCGCCAACGCCTCCCGCTACCCGGCCGCTCAGGAGGCGCTCCAGCGGGGCCTGACGCTCGCCCGCGCCGAGCGCGACGACGACGCCACGGCGGAGGCTTTGAGCCTGTTGGGGGCACTGCACTGGTACCGGAGCTCCTTGAGCGAGGCCCTCGCCCACCAGGAGGAGGCCCTGCGCATCCGACGAGAAACAGGCGACCTCTGGAACACTGCCCGATGCCTGGCGAACGTCGGCATCCTGGAGAATTCTCTGGGAAATCCAAAAAAGGCCCTGGTCGCCTATGAGACGGCACTTCCACTGGCCCGCAGAATGGGCAATCGGACTTTGGAGCTCAGAATTCTCAACAATCTGGGCGACCTGCATCTGGGAATTCGAGACCACGCCGCCGCCCGCGCCTCCTTCGAACAGGTACTGAGCCTGGAGAACGGCTCGATGCCGCACTTCGAGCTGGCCGTCGTACGGATAAACCTCGCCGCATCGCTCCCAGTCCCGGAACAGCTGGAGCGCGTGCTGTCGCTGTACCGTTCGGCGCTGGCCACCTTCCGCAGGACCGGAAGCATCCGGCACGAGTCCATTGCGCTCGCCGGACTCGGCGACGCCCTGCGCGCGGCCGGAGAGCTCGACGAGGCCCGCGACCAGCTCTCCCTTGCAATGGAGTTGGCCCGATCGGTCGGCGCCGCGCGCGAAGAAGTAGCCGCCCTCCGGGGCCTCGGCCAGTGCGAGGCCCTGCTCGGCGCGCCACAGCGGGCGGTCGCCCTTTTGACCGAGGCCGTAGCCCTGGCGGAGCGGGCCGAGGCGGCAGAGGAAGCGGCACTGGCCCGGGCAGCACTCGCTCGACTCGGATCCACGGACAACGAATAG
- a CDS encoding family 1 encapsulin nanocompartment shell protein, whose product MNNLHRQLAPVSAAAWEEIEEEARRTFKLHLAGRRVVDLAGPDGPTLAAVGTGHLTTIEPPTPGVQAHAREVRPLIELRVPFSVDRAAVDDVERGSGDSDWAPVQAAARTLALTEDRALFDGYPAAGIEGIRAAATNPAIPLPADVREYPEAVSRALTTLRLAGVGGPYALLLGADAYTAVNETSDHGYPVASHIARLLDGELIWAPAIEGALLLSTRGGDFTLVLGQDVSVGYLSHTADTIALYLQESLTARLLTPEAAVPLTTA is encoded by the coding sequence ATGAACAACCTGCACCGTCAACTCGCCCCCGTTTCCGCCGCGGCCTGGGAGGAGATCGAGGAGGAGGCCAGGCGGACCTTCAAACTCCACCTCGCCGGCCGCCGGGTCGTCGACCTGGCCGGCCCGGACGGCCCCACCCTCGCGGCGGTCGGCACCGGGCACCTCACCACCATCGAGCCGCCCACCCCCGGAGTGCAGGCCCACGCCCGCGAGGTCCGCCCCCTGATCGAACTCAGGGTCCCCTTCTCGGTCGACCGCGCCGCCGTCGACGACGTCGAACGCGGCTCCGGTGACTCCGACTGGGCGCCCGTACAGGCGGCGGCCCGCACCCTCGCCCTCACCGAGGACCGCGCCCTCTTCGACGGCTATCCGGCCGCCGGCATCGAGGGCATCCGTGCCGCCGCCACCAACCCGGCCATCCCGCTCCCCGCCGACGTCCGCGAATACCCGGAAGCCGTGAGTCGCGCCCTCACCACCCTCCGCCTCGCCGGAGTGGGCGGCCCCTACGCCCTGCTCCTCGGCGCCGACGCGTACACGGCCGTCAACGAGACCTCGGACCACGGATACCCCGTCGCCAGCCACATCGCCCGCCTCCTCGACGGCGAACTGATCTGGGCCCCCGCCATCGAGGGCGCCCTGCTCCTCTCCACCCGCGGCGGCGACTTCACCCTCGTCCTGGGCCAGGACGTCTCGGTCGGCTACCTCTCCCACACCGCCGACACCATCGCCCTCTACCTCCAGGAGTCCCTCACCGCCCGCCTCCTCACCCCCGAGGCCGCCGTCCCCCTGACGACCGCCTGA
- a CDS encoding Dyp-type peroxidase, with the protein MPPESPHPQPADPPAPQPVLTPLTTAAIFLVLTVEPGGENAVRALLPDLAGLRHAIAFRAPDVGLTCVTGIGSDAWDRLFDGPRPAALHPFPEVAGPRHRAPATPGDLLLHIRAGRMDVCWELAGRITRRLSGAATVVDATNGFSYYDARDLLGFVDGTENPEGREAAEAVLIGEEDRDFAGGSYVIVQKYLHDLAAWEHLTVDQQERAVGRSKADDIEFDDAAKPADSHVALTSVTGPDGEERQILRFNMPFGRLDGGPAGRGEAGTYFIGYARDPGVPEEMIRNMFTGRGPAAHDRLLDFSTAVTGTLFHVPTADFLADPPPAPAAPVALAAPLPAAVLPTAALLADGSLAIGSLKGSPAS; encoded by the coding sequence ATGCCGCCAGAGTCCCCCCACCCCCAGCCCGCCGACCCACCGGCCCCGCAGCCGGTCCTCACGCCGCTCACCACCGCCGCGATCTTCCTGGTCCTGACGGTCGAGCCCGGCGGCGAGAACGCCGTCCGCGCCCTGCTGCCCGACCTCGCGGGCCTCCGCCACGCCATCGCCTTCCGCGCCCCCGACGTCGGCCTCACCTGCGTCACCGGCATCGGCTCCGACGCCTGGGACCGGCTCTTCGACGGCCCCAGGCCGGCCGCCCTGCACCCCTTCCCCGAGGTGGCCGGCCCCCGCCACCGCGCCCCGGCCACCCCCGGCGACCTGCTCCTGCACATCCGGGCCGGCCGGATGGACGTCTGCTGGGAGCTCGCCGGCCGGATCACCCGACGGCTCTCCGGCGCCGCCACCGTCGTCGACGCGACCAACGGCTTCTCCTACTACGACGCGCGGGACCTGCTGGGCTTCGTGGACGGCACCGAGAACCCGGAGGGCCGGGAGGCCGCCGAGGCCGTATTGATCGGCGAGGAGGACCGGGACTTCGCCGGCGGCAGCTACGTCATCGTGCAGAAGTACCTGCACGACCTCGCCGCCTGGGAACACCTGACCGTCGACCAGCAGGAACGCGCGGTCGGCCGCAGCAAGGCCGACGACATCGAGTTCGACGACGCCGCCAAGCCCGCCGACTCCCACGTCGCGCTCACCTCCGTCACCGGTCCGGACGGCGAGGAGCGGCAGATCCTGCGGTTCAACATGCCCTTCGGCAGGCTGGACGGCGGTCCGGCGGGGCGCGGCGAGGCCGGCACCTACTTCATCGGCTACGCGCGCGACCCCGGGGTGCCCGAGGAGATGATCCGCAACATGTTCACGGGTCGGGGTCCGGCCGCCCACGACCGCCTGCTCGACTTCTCCACCGCGGTCACCGGCACGCTGTTCCACGTCCCCACCGCCGACTTCCTCGCCGACCCGCCACCGGCGCCGGCCGCCCCCGTCGCGCTCGCCGCCCCGCTCCCGGCCGCCGTGCTCCCCACCGCCGCTCTCCTCGCCGACGGCTCCCTCGCCATCGGCAGCCTGAAAGGCAGCCCCGCGTCATGA
- a CDS encoding electron transfer flavoprotein subunit beta/FixA family protein has product MSLRIVVCVKYVPDATGDRRFADDHTTDREGVDGLLSELDEYGVEQALRIAEANEGAEVTVLTVGPDDAKDALRKALSMGADRAVHVNDEDIHGSDAIGTSAVLAKALERAGFDLVIGGMASTDGTMGVLPALLAERLGVPQLTLLSEVSVEGGVVKGRRDGDSATELVEAALPAVVSVTDQSGEARYPSFKGIMAAKKKPVESLDLDDLGIGAGEVGLAGSWTAVESVTARPARTAGTVVKDEGEGGKALAGFLADQKFI; this is encoded by the coding sequence ATGAGCTTGAGGATCGTTGTCTGTGTGAAGTACGTGCCGGACGCGACGGGTGACCGTCGTTTCGCGGACGACCACACCACCGACCGGGAGGGCGTGGACGGCCTTCTGTCGGAGCTGGACGAGTACGGGGTGGAGCAGGCGCTGCGGATCGCGGAGGCGAACGAGGGTGCCGAGGTGACGGTGCTGACGGTGGGTCCGGACGACGCGAAGGACGCGCTGCGCAAGGCGTTGTCGATGGGTGCGGACCGGGCCGTGCACGTGAACGACGAGGACATCCACGGTTCCGATGCGATCGGGACGTCGGCGGTGCTGGCGAAGGCGCTGGAGCGGGCCGGGTTCGACCTGGTGATCGGTGGTATGGCGTCGACGGACGGCACGATGGGTGTGCTGCCGGCGCTGCTGGCGGAGCGGCTGGGTGTGCCGCAGCTGACGCTGCTGTCGGAGGTGTCGGTCGAGGGCGGTGTGGTGAAGGGCCGTCGGGACGGTGACTCGGCGACGGAGCTGGTGGAGGCGGCGCTGCCGGCGGTGGTGTCGGTGACGGACCAGTCGGGCGAGGCGCGTTACCCGTCGTTCAAGGGGATCATGGCGGCGAAGAAGAAGCCGGTGGAGTCCCTGGACCTGGACGATCTGGGGATCGGGGCCGGTGAGGTCGGTCTGGCGGGTTCGTGGACGGCGGTGGAGTCGGTGACGGCGCGTCCGGCGCGTACCGCGGGCACGGTCGTCAAGGACGAGGGCGAGGGCGGCAAGGCGCTCGCGGGTTTCCTCGCCGACCAGAAGTTCATCTAG
- a CDS encoding helix-turn-helix domain-containing protein → MEEGTLKSPTHCAVTEDDYDVLQWDTREDCEVRQILDRIADKWSLLVIALLDRGSLRFTELRREIDGVSQRMLTVTLRQLERDGLVERTVHPVVPPRVDYALTPLGRTLHETVRSLVTWTETHQREIATARASYDARVG, encoded by the coding sequence ATGGAAGAAGGCACTTTGAAGTCACCGACGCACTGCGCGGTTACCGAGGACGACTACGACGTGCTCCAGTGGGACACCCGGGAGGACTGCGAGGTGCGGCAGATCCTCGACCGGATCGCCGACAAGTGGTCGCTGCTGGTGATCGCGCTGCTCGACCGGGGCTCGCTGCGCTTCACCGAGCTGCGGCGGGAGATCGACGGGGTCAGCCAGCGGATGCTGACCGTCACCCTGCGGCAGCTGGAGCGGGACGGCCTGGTCGAGCGGACCGTGCACCCCGTGGTGCCGCCGCGGGTCGACTACGCGCTGACGCCGCTCGGGCGGACGCTGCACGAGACCGTCCGCTCCCTGGTCACCTGGACCGAGACGCACCAGCGCGAGATCGCGACGGCCCGCGCCTCGTACGACGCACGCGTGGGGTGA
- a CDS encoding MFS transporter, which translates to MFLEGIDVAMLNVALPSIRADLGMDTGSLSWVLSAYVLGYGGFMLLGGRTADLLGRRRMFLLWLTVFVLCSGLGGLAGAPWVLILARFATGLSAAFMTPAGLAVITSAFAEGPRRNRALLVYAGTAAAGFSLGLVAGGLLTAVGWRWVFFAPVLLAGGLLLAAVPLLPRDRPPVRRPGERFDLGGAVTVTGAMLLLVQAVVRLGEPGATAGPTLALFAGGTALLAAFVAIERRSAAPLLRLGLLRSGPLLRANIGALLFAASFFGFQFVVTLYLQDLRGWSPLQTGLALLAVGVDAVLAPTLTPRLVERFGNVRVILGGFCLAVVSYALFLPVGPDWTYPMMFPTMLLTGLAFALAYGPLTIAATDGVAEEEQGLAGGLLNTAFQFGAALGLSAVTTVSLTVGGPDGLRAALVVPVAAVALGALVTALGLRRARG; encoded by the coding sequence ATCTTCCTGGAGGGCATCGACGTCGCCATGCTCAATGTGGCGCTCCCGTCGATCCGCGCGGACCTCGGGATGGACACCGGCTCGCTGAGCTGGGTGCTGAGCGCCTACGTGCTCGGCTACGGCGGCTTCATGCTGCTCGGCGGCCGCACCGCCGACCTGCTGGGCCGGCGCCGGATGTTCCTCCTCTGGCTCACCGTCTTCGTGCTCTGCTCCGGTCTCGGCGGTCTGGCCGGCGCCCCCTGGGTCCTGATCCTGGCCCGCTTCGCCACCGGCCTCTCGGCGGCCTTCATGACTCCCGCGGGACTGGCCGTCATCACCTCCGCCTTCGCCGAGGGCCCCCGCCGCAACCGCGCGCTGCTGGTCTACGCGGGCACCGCCGCGGCCGGTTTCTCCCTCGGCCTGGTGGCCGGCGGACTGCTCACCGCCGTCGGCTGGCGCTGGGTCTTCTTCGCCCCGGTGCTGCTCGCGGGCGGCCTGCTGCTCGCCGCCGTGCCGCTGCTCCCGCGCGACCGGCCGCCCGTCCGCCGCCCCGGCGAGCGCTTCGACCTGGGCGGCGCCGTCACCGTCACCGGCGCCATGCTGCTGCTCGTCCAGGCCGTGGTGCGGCTCGGCGAACCCGGCGCCACCGCCGGCCCGACCCTCGCCCTGTTCGCCGGCGGCACGGCCCTGCTGGCCGCCTTCGTGGCGATCGAACGGCGCTCGGCCGCCCCGCTGCTCCGCCTCGGCCTGCTCCGCTCCGGCCCGCTGCTGCGCGCGAACATCGGCGCGCTGCTGTTCGCGGCCTCCTTCTTCGGTTTCCAGTTCGTCGTCACCCTCTACCTCCAGGACCTGCGCGGCTGGTCCCCGCTGCAGACCGGCCTCGCCCTGCTCGCGGTCGGCGTGGACGCGGTGCTGGCGCCGACCCTCACGCCCCGGCTGGTGGAGCGCTTCGGCAACGTCCGGGTGATCCTCGGCGGCTTCTGCCTGGCGGTGGTCTCCTACGCGCTGTTCCTGCCGGTCGGGCCGGACTGGACGTATCCGATGATGTTCCCGACCATGCTCCTCACCGGACTGGCCTTCGCCCTCGCCTACGGGCCGCTGACCATCGCCGCCACCGACGGCGTCGCCGAGGAGGAGCAGGGGCTGGCCGGCGGGCTGCTCAACACCGCCTTCCAGTTCGGCGCGGCGCTCGGCCTCTCGGCGGTCACCACCGTGAGCCTCACCGTCGGCGGCCCGGACGGCCTGCGGGCCGCGCTGGTGGTGCCGGTCGCGGCGGTCGCCCTCGGCGCCCTGGTCACCGCCCTCGGCCTGCGCCGCGCCCGCGGCTGA
- a CDS encoding TetR family transcriptional regulator produces MSEKEEQDQPMNDGQPKPAMREALVAAAFELFLERGFEQTTIDDIVSLAGVGRRSFFRYFPAKEDVVFPDHERGLAEMTEFLESGSGEEDPVRHACDAARLVLRMYAEQPSFSVQRYRLTRKVPGLRTYELSVVWRYEHTLAHYLRGRFAGRPEGPLRADVVAAAVVSAHNHALRTWLRSGGESDWVTEVDRAMAFVTDTWGERPAGGAPAADGDGPGEQDDVVVLVASRRAPLWRMVQGIESALGDPRRVPQE; encoded by the coding sequence ATGAGCGAGAAGGAAGAGCAGGACCAACCGATGAACGACGGGCAACCGAAGCCCGCGATGCGTGAGGCGCTGGTTGCCGCCGCCTTCGAGCTCTTCCTGGAGCGCGGCTTCGAGCAGACCACGATCGACGACATCGTCTCGCTCGCCGGCGTCGGCCGGCGGTCCTTCTTCCGCTACTTCCCGGCCAAGGAGGACGTGGTCTTCCCCGACCACGAGCGCGGCCTTGCCGAGATGACGGAGTTCCTGGAGTCCGGCAGCGGCGAGGAGGACCCGGTCCGGCACGCCTGCGACGCGGCCCGGCTGGTCCTGCGGATGTACGCCGAGCAGCCGTCGTTCTCCGTCCAGCGCTACCGCCTGACCCGCAAGGTGCCGGGCCTGCGCACCTACGAACTGTCCGTCGTCTGGCGCTACGAGCACACCCTCGCGCACTATCTGCGCGGCCGGTTCGCCGGGCGTCCGGAGGGCCCGCTGCGGGCCGACGTGGTCGCCGCCGCCGTGGTCTCCGCGCACAACCACGCCCTGCGCACCTGGCTCCGCTCCGGCGGCGAGAGCGACTGGGTGACCGAGGTGGACCGGGCGATGGCCTTCGTCACCGACACCTGGGGCGAGCGCCCCGCCGGCGGCGCCCCGGCGGCGGACGGCGACGGCCCGGGGGAGCAGGACGACGTCGTGGTGCTGGTCGCCAGCCGCCGGGCGCCGCTCTGGCGGATGGTCCAGGGCATCGAGAGCGCCCTCGGCGACCCCCGGCGGGTCCCCCAGGAGTGA
- a CDS encoding acyl-CoA dehydrogenase family protein, with product MSQDFDLFRISEEHVMLREAVRSLAEAKIAPFAAEVDEAGRFPQEALDALQGNDLHAVHVPEEFGGSGADALATVIVIEEVARVCASSSLIPAVNKLGSLPVQLSGSEELKARYLGALARGEGMFSYCLSEPDAGSDAAGMKTRAVRDGDFWVLNGVKRWITNAGVSEFYTVMAVTDPELRSRGISAFVVEKGDEGVSFGAPERKLGIKGSPTREVYFDNVRIPADRMIGAEGTGFATAMRTLDHTRVTIAAQALGIAQGALDYAKGYVRERRQFGKPIGDFQGVQFMLADMAMKLEAARQLTYAAAARSQREDGDLTFFGAAAKCFASDAAMEITTDAVQLLGGYGYTRDYPLERMMRDAKITQIYEGTNQIQRIVMARNLP from the coding sequence ATGAGCCAGGACTTCGATCTCTTCCGGATCTCCGAGGAGCACGTGATGCTCCGTGAGGCGGTGCGTTCGCTGGCCGAGGCGAAGATCGCTCCGTTCGCGGCGGAGGTGGACGAGGCGGGGCGGTTCCCGCAGGAGGCGCTGGACGCGTTGCAGGGCAACGATCTGCACGCGGTGCACGTGCCGGAGGAGTTCGGGGGTTCCGGGGCGGACGCGCTGGCGACGGTGATCGTGATCGAGGAGGTGGCGCGGGTGTGCGCCTCGTCGTCGTTGATCCCGGCGGTGAACAAGCTGGGTTCGCTGCCGGTGCAGCTGTCGGGTTCGGAGGAGCTGAAGGCCAGGTACCTGGGGGCGCTGGCCCGGGGTGAGGGCATGTTCTCGTACTGCCTGTCGGAGCCGGACGCCGGGTCCGACGCGGCGGGGATGAAGACCCGGGCCGTGCGGGACGGTGATTTCTGGGTGCTGAACGGTGTGAAGCGCTGGATCACCAATGCGGGGGTGTCGGAGTTCTACACGGTGATGGCGGTGACGGACCCGGAGCTGCGGTCCAGGGGGATCTCGGCGTTCGTGGTGGAGAAGGGCGACGAGGGGGTGTCGTTCGGTGCTCCCGAGCGGAAGCTGGGCATCAAGGGCTCGCCGACGCGTGAGGTGTACTTCGACAACGTGCGGATCCCGGCGGACCGGATGATCGGTGCGGAGGGTACGGGGTTCGCGACGGCGATGCGGACGCTGGACCACACGCGGGTGACGATCGCGGCGCAGGCGCTGGGGATCGCGCAGGGCGCGCTGGACTACGCGAAGGGGTATGTGCGGGAGCGCAGGCAGTTCGGGAAGCCGATCGGTGATTTCCAGGGTGTGCAGTTCATGCTGGCGGACATGGCGATGAAGCTGGAGGCGGCGCGTCAGTTGACGTACGCGGCGGCGGCGCGGTCGCAGCGGGAGGACGGGGACCTGACGTTCTTCGGGGCGGCGGCGAAGTGCTTCGCGTCGGACGCGGCGATGGAGATCACGACGGACGCGGTGCAGTTGCTGGGCGGTTACGGGTACACGCGGGACTACCCGTTGGAGCGGATGATGCGGGACGCGAAGATCACGCAGATCTACGAGGGCACCAACCAGATCCAGCGCATCGTGATGGCCCGCAACCTGCCGTAG